The following proteins are co-located in the Ictalurus punctatus breed USDA103 chromosome 14, Coco_2.0, whole genome shotgun sequence genome:
- the dennd5b gene encoding DENN domain-containing protein 5B isoform X4: MSASTTASCRFAHYFVLCGLDTDTGLEPDALAALYQWLEADRQGRDPEAETAGENFDQSPLKRTFKSKVLAHYPENIACNPFDQDAVNMLCMPKGLSFRTQKDSLSPKFHSFLITREDGSRTYGFVHTFYEEVTSTQIRSAMQTLHQMHHAERASSNACPSSSSSSSSSSMDSLTSSSDEAESLSSACSASQRCCSSSSYDAEQDTLYVSKALCLITPMPFMHACQRFLSQLHRAVTAQQPPPLPLESYVHNVLYEVPLPPPGRSLKFHGVYEPIVCQRPGPAELPLADFPLGEAFRLLGVENLVQLFTCVLLEMQVLLYSQDYQRLMVVAEGITTLLFPFQWQHVYVPILPASLLHFLDAPVPYIMGLQSKEGTERSKLELPQEANLCFVDIDNHCLELPEDFPQFPNKAEFIQELSELLLSYGLRLEGGAPSPPPSSTRARVTGPEALRDLVDDGRNGNLPLDVADLLQGNPTLERLQALAKRTGVKVARLEELVAGQRALVVEENMAASRTGIEEEELRNAKLNVQLREVFAARFVAMFADYEAFVIQNSPDLESWLSNREQMHNFDKASFLSDQPEPYLPFLCRFIETQMFATFIDNKILSQWEEKEPLLRVLDGRIEKARLYNVRAPNLRSSVYQRCTFLDESAQAIEQRLMKIDHTAIHPHLLDMKIGQGKYKQGFFPKLQSDVLASGPTNNRWSNRAGAAQRRRDWHRPQTDHLGLDNDLKEKYMQEARSLGKNLRQPKLSDLSPAVIAQTNSKFVEGLLKECKMKTKRMLVEKMGREAVALGHGEANITGLEENTLIASLCDLLERIWSHGLQVKQGKSALWSHLRHYQDRVEKMEQQAESSVSPGQEKRKSESSTGLSVLRASVVQDMRHIQNMGEIKTDVGRARAWIRLSLEKKLLSQHLKQLLSNQAITKKLYKRYAFLRCEEEKEQFLFHLLSLNTVDYFCFTSVFTTIMIPYRAVIIPIKKLSNAMTTSNPWVCVSGELGDSGVMQIPKNVLEMTFDSAFRAHTHLSIPFKCQNLGKLTTVQLGHDNAGLLAKWLVDCVLVRNEITGHTYKFPCGRWLGKGVDDGSLERILIGELVVPCTDEETGRGSKTPPPQRSPSQIRRISISSITGRGSKPTTDQIQEAISDAVNNIVKHFHKPEKERGSLTLLLCGEGGLVGALEQFFYHGFRTARLFQKSVFLWDFIERSVMYMESSDRTGDLRRPAERIGSSCNSLCRYANAINNTSRSLGKDGKFQLLVCLGARDRLLPHWLPLLVECPIIVRMYEETALLRDNLAVNLLISVLHSLHDFRVTLETSLTKGVEL, encoded by the exons ATGAGCGCGAGCACAACGGCGTCGTGTCGCTTCGCCCATTACTTCGTGTTATGTGGACTGGACACGGACACGGGCCTCGAGCCCGACGCCTTAGCCG CTTTGTACCAGTGGCTAGAGGCAGATCGTCAGGGCAGAGACCCAGAGGCTGAGACTGCAG gCGAGAACTTTGACCAGAGTCCTCTTAAAAGGACCTTCAAATCCAAAGTGCTGGCTCACTACCCGGAGAACATCGCGTGCAACCCTTTTGACCAGGATGCCGTCAACATG CTCTGCATGCCTAAAGGCCTGTCGTTCCGCACTCAGAAGGACTCCCTGTCCCCCAAGTTCCACTCGTTCCTCATCACGCGTGAGGACGGCTCTCGCACCTACGGTTTCGTACACACCTTCTACGAGGAGGTGACCAGCACTCAGATCCGCTCGGCCATGCAGACGCTGCACCAGATGCACCACGCGGAGCGCGCCTCTTCGAACGCCTGcccttcatcctcctcctcctcgtcctcctccagCATGGACTCGTTAACCAGCAGCTCGGACGAAGCCGAGTCTCTGTCCTCCGCCTGTTCCGCGAGTCAGCGTTGTTGCAGCTCCTCAAGCTACGACGCCGAGCAGGACACGCTGTACGTCTCCAAAGCGCTGTGCCTGATCACGCCGATGCCCTTCATGCACGCGTGCCAGCGCTTCCTGTCCCAGCTGCACAGGGCGGTCACGGCCCAGCAGCCGCCTCCTCTGCCGCTGGAAAGCTACGTGCACAACGTGTTGTACGAAGTCCCGCTGCCGCCTCCCGGACGCTCCTTAAAGTTCCACGGCGTGTACGAGCCCATCGTGTGCCAGCGGCCAGGACCGGCGGAGCTGCCGCTGGCAGATTTTCCTCTGGGCGAGGCTTTTCGGCTGCTGGGCGTCGAGAACCTGGTGCAGCTCTTCACCTGCGTCCTGCTCGAGATGCAGGTTCTGCTTTACTCACAAG attaTCAGAGGCTGATGGTGGTAGCAGAGGGGATCACTACGCTCCTCTTTCCGTTCCAGTGGCAGCATGTGTACGTGCCCATCCTGCCTGCTTCCCTGCTGCACTTTCTCGATGCCCCCGTGCCCTACATCATGGGCTTACAGTCGAAAGAGGGCACGGAGCGCTCCAAACTGGAACTGCCTCAAGAG GCGAACCTTTGCTTCGTGGACATTGACAATCACTGCCTGGAGCTGCCTGAGGATTTCCCACAGTTCCCCAACAAGGCCGAGTTCATCCAGGAGCTGAGCGAGCTGCTGCTGAGCTATGGCCTGCGTCTGGAAGGGGGCGCTCCCTCGCCTCCGCCGTCCTCCACTCGGGCACGCGTGACTGGGCCCGAAGCCCTGAGAGACTTGGTAGACGACGGGAGGAACGGAAATCTGCCGCTAGATGTTGCGGACCTGCTGCAGGGAAACCCGACTCTGGAGCGCCTTCAGGCTCTAGCCAAGCGCACGGGGGTGAAGGTCGCACGTCTGGAGGAGCTGGTGGCCGGACAGAGGGCTCTGGTGGTGGAGGAGAACATGGCGGCATCGAGGACCGGCATCGAGGAGGAGGAGCTGAGGAACGCCAAGCTAAACGTGCAGCTGAGAGAGGTGTTCGCCGCTCGCTTCGTCGCGATGTTCGCCGACTACGAGGCGTTCGTCATTCAGAACTCGCCAGACCTGGAGTCGTGGCTCTCCAACCGGGAGCAGATGCACAACTTTGACAAG GCTTCCTTCCTGTCAGACCAGCCAGAGCCATACCTGCCTTTCCTGTGCCGCTTCATCGAGACCCAGATGTTCGCCACCTTCATCGACAATAAAATCTTGTCCCAGTGGGAGGAAAAGGAGCCCCTGCTGCGCGTGCTCGACGGACGCATCGAGAAGGCCCGCCTCTACAACGTGCGCGCGCCCAACCTGCGCTCCTCCGTCTACCAGAGGTGCACCTTCCTCGACGAGTCCG CTCAGGCCATTGAGCAGCGGTTGATGAAAATCGACCACACGGCCATTCATCCACACCTGTTAGACATGAAGATCGGCCAAGGCAAATACAAGCAGGGCTTCTTCCCTAAGCTGCAGTCGGACGTCCTCGCCTCAGGCCCGACCAACAA CAGGTGGTCTAATCGCGCCGGCGCGGCTCAGCGGAGGAGGGACTGGCACAGACCGCAGACGGATCACCTCGGGCTGGACAACGACCTCAAAGAG AAGTACATGCAGGAGGCGCGTAGCCTGGGGAAAAACCTGAGGCAACCCAAACTGTCTGACCTTTCCCCAGCGGTCATCGCTCAGACCAACTCCAAGTTTGTGGAGGGCTTACTGAAGGAATGCAAAATGAAG ACTAAGCGGATGTTGGTGGAGAAGATGGGTCGAGAGGCCGTGGCGCTCGGGCACGGAGAGGCTAACATCACCGGCCTGGAGGAGAACACGCTCATCGCTAGTCTGTGTGACCTGCTGGAGAGGATATGGAGccacggcctgcaggtcaaacAG ggaAAGTCTGCATTATGGTCCCATTTAAGGCATTACCAGGACAGAGTGGAGAAGATGGAGCAGCAGGCGGAGTCCTCAG TGTCTCCCGGGCAGGAGAAACGGAAGTCGGAGTCCTCCACGGGATTGTCAGTACTGCGCGCGTCAGTCGTGCAGGACATGAG GCACATCCAGAACATGGGCGAGATCAAGACGGACGTAGGGAGAGCACGAGCCTGGATTCGTCTGTCCCTGGAGAAAAAGCTGCTGTCTCAGCACCTCAAGCAGCTGCTTTCTAACCAAGCTATAACCAA GAAGCTGTATAAGCGGTACGCCTTCCTGCGCTGTGAGGAAGAGAAGGAGCAGTTCCTCTTCCACCTGCTGAGTCTGAACACGGTGGACTACTTCTGCTTCACCAGCGTCTTCACCACCATCA TGATCCCGTATCGCGCCGTCATCATCCCGATCAAGAAGCTGAGCAACGCCATGACCACCTCGAACCCCTGGGTGTGCGTGTCGGGAGAACTGGGCGACTCGGGCGTCATGCAGATCCCGAAGAACGTTCTGGAGATGACGTTCGAT TCTGCCTTTAGGGCTCACACGCACCTCTCCATCCCCTTCAAG TGCCAGAACCTGGGGAAGCTGACCACCGTGCAGTTGGGCCACGACAACGCCGGACTTCTGGCCAAGTGGCTGGTGGACTGCGTGCTGGTGCGCAACGAGATCACAGGACACACGTACAA ATTCCCTTGTGGTCGCTGGCTGGGGAAAGGCGTCGACGACGGCAGTCTTGAACGAATCCTGATCGGCGAATTGGTTGTTCCGTGCACCGACGAGGAGACGGGGCGAGGCTCCAAGACCCCGCCCCCTCAGCGCTCGCCCTCACAAATCCGTCGAATCAGCATTAGTTCCATCACAGGCCGAGGCAGCA AACCAACGACCGATCAGATACAGGAAGCCATCAGCGACGCGGTGAACAACATCGTGAAACATTTCCACAAACCAGAGAAGGAG AGAGGGAGTCTGACTCTTCTGCTGTGCGGAGAGGGCGGTCTGGTGGGAGCTCTGGAGCAGTTCTTCTATCACGGCTTCCGCACCGCTCGTCTCTTCCAGAAGAGCGTCTTTCTGTGGGACTTCATAG AGAGGTCGGTGATGTATATGGAGAGTTCTGATCGGACGGGCGATCTGCGGCGACCGGCCGAGCGCATCGGTTCCAGCTGCAACTCTCTTTGTCGCTATGCCAACGCCATCAACAATACCTCACGCAGCTTGGGCAAAGACGGCAAATTCCAGCTTCTGGTCTGCCTTGGGGCAAG AGATCGGTTGCTGCCTCACTGGCTCCCCCTGCTGGTCGAGTGTCCCATCATCGTGCGTATGTATGAGGAAACGGCGTTGCTGCGTGACAATCTCGCCGTCAACCTTCTCATCAGCGTCCTGCATTCTCTGCACGACTTCCGTGTAACTCTAGAGACCTCCCTCACCAAAGGGGTGGAGCTATAG